The Aestuariibius sp. HNIBRBA575 nucleotide sequence AGGGCGGTACCAGCCACCTGTGATGTCATCTTCGCGTGACCAAGCCAGTTTCACCGGACGTGTCCCATCCGTCATGGAATAGGCCAGTGTGACTTCGGTTGCGTAGTCCATATCGATGGTAAAGCGGCGACCGAAAAAACCCCCGGCATAGATCGTTTTGACTTGAATTTTCTCCATCGGCAGGCCGAGGATCTGATGCATCAACTGGTGATCACCTGTCTGGTTCTGCGTACCATCATACATGATCACGCCCCCATCTTCCGTCGGAGCGATGGTCGCGGACAATGGTTCCATAGGCGCCTGCGCCAGCAGAGGGAAATAAAACTCGCGTTCGACAACTGTTTTTGCGCCATCAATCGCCGCGTTTGCTGCGTCCAGGGTGACTTCTGTTCCCTGATACCGAGGCGCAGTATTCACAGCAGCCAAAAGCTCTTCTTTGATGTCCGCGCTGCTGCGGCTTTCTGCATTCGTGTCGTCCCAGACCACGTTCAGGGCGTCCCGTGCCTGAAATGCCGCCCAAGTGTTTTCTGCATAGGCAACAACGCCTTTCCCGTTTGGCAACGCTTTGGCCATGATAAATCCGGGAACGTCTTTGGATGCAGTGTCGTCAAACGAACTCACGACGCTGCCTAACTTTGGCATGCGTTTGACCGCAACAACCATCTGGTTGTCCAGCTGAATGTCCATCCCAAAGACCGCTTGGCCGTTAATCTTTGCGCTGCTATCCAACCGATTTTTTTGCGGGTTTCCGATCTGGGTCCACTCTTCGGGGGCCTTCAGAGTAGGCTTTGCTGGAACCTCAATGCCAGCCGCTGTAGACAAGAATTCGCCAATGGAGCCTGTTTTTCCGGCTCCAGAAATAACGCCATCTTTGAGAACCAGTTCACTGGCGTTTACACCCCAATCTATGGCCGCGGCTTGCAACATCACTTCACGCGCGGCTGCGCCCGCTGTGCGATACTGCATGAACGAATTCGCCAGCGCGGTTGAGCCACCGGTCCCTTGGAACCCAAAAAACAGGTTGCTGTATACATTTATGTCCGCCGGCGCTGTTTCAAACTGAATGTCTGCCAGCTCCATGTTCATTTCTTCGGCAATC carries:
- a CDS encoding molybdopterin cofactor-binding domain-containing protein, producing MTIETSRRNFLKGASASVAVLAFGATPNGGLASSPVQSSNITPFVKIHADGTVTAIIKHFEGGQGAATGLSTLIAEEMNMELADIQFETAPADINVYSNLFFGFQGTGGSTALANSFMQYRTAGAAAREVMLQAAAIDWGVNASELVLKDGVISGAGKTGSIGEFLSTAAGIEVPAKPTLKAPEEWTQIGNPQKNRLDSSAKINGQAVFGMDIQLDNQMVVAVKRMPKLGSVVSSFDDTASKDVPGFIMAKALPNGKGVVAYAENTWAAFQARDALNVVWDDTNAESRSSADIKEELLAAVNTAPRYQGTEVTLDAANAAIDGAKTVVEREFYFPLLAQAPMEPLSATIAPTEDGGVIMYDGTQNQTGDHQLMHQILGLPMEKIQVKTIYAGGFFGRRFTIDMDYATEVTLAYSMTDGTRPVKLAWSREDDITGGWYRPAFVHKARIGLDEDGKIIGWDHRVAGHAIAKDGLFKDFFVRDDVDHSSIEGTAHSVYAIPEMHVGLTDAGKSTTATYWRSVGHNHNAYVTETMMDVAAAAAGQDPVTFRLAHLNSDSADHQRKAHVLREVAEKAGIGQDLPEGHYHGVAVHKSFGTFCAQVCEISINDRDYVQIEKYTAVVDCGVAVNPDVVKAQVEGGIGYGVGHIMRDEITLEDGAVVQQNFPDYEPLRITDIKAIDVHVVKSNEAPSGIGEPGLPPAGPALGNAIAASGRPAITHLPMIYNGVDFV